A portion of the Desmodus rotundus isolate HL8 chromosome 8, HLdesRot8A.1, whole genome shotgun sequence genome contains these proteins:
- the UQCRB gene encoding cytochrome b-c1 complex subunit 7 isoform X1 gives MASRPAAAASGRWLEGIRKWYYNAAGFNKLGLMRDDTIHVNDDVKEAIRRLPENLYNDRVFRIKRALDLTMKHQILPKEQWTKYEEDKPYLEPYLKEVIRERKEREEWAKK, from the exons ATGGCGAGCAGGCCTGCAG CTGCAGCGTCAGGCCGGTGGCTGGAAGGTATCCGAAAATGGTATTACAATGCTGCAGGATTCAATAAACTGG GGTTAATGCGAGATGATACGATACACGTGAATGACGATGTAAAAGAAGCCATAAGAAGGCTTCCTGAGAACCTGTATAATGACAGGGTGTTTCGCATTAAGAGGGCGCTGGACCTCACCATGAAGCACCAGATCTTGCCTAAAGAGCAGTGGACAAAATATGAGGAG GATAAGCCCTACCTTGAACCATATCTGAAAGAGGTCATtcgggaaagaaaagaaagagaagaatgggCGAAGAAATAA
- the UQCRB gene encoding cytochrome b-c1 complex subunit 7 isoform X2, translating into MRDDTIHVNDDVKEAIRRLPENLYNDRVFRIKRALDLTMKHQILPKEQWTKYEEDKPYLEPYLKEVIRERKEREEWAKK; encoded by the exons ATGCGAGATGATACGATACACGTGAATGACGATGTAAAAGAAGCCATAAGAAGGCTTCCTGAGAACCTGTATAATGACAGGGTGTTTCGCATTAAGAGGGCGCTGGACCTCACCATGAAGCACCAGATCTTGCCTAAAGAGCAGTGGACAAAATATGAGGAG GATAAGCCCTACCTTGAACCATATCTGAAAGAGGTCATtcgggaaagaaaagaaagagaagaatgggCGAAGAAATAA